Proteins found in one Ctenopharyngodon idella isolate HZGC_01 chromosome 16, HZGC01, whole genome shotgun sequence genomic segment:
- the megf8 gene encoding multiple epidermal growth factor-like domains protein 8 isoform X2, with protein sequence MFSVRVNSTDAFHVEKRFWTSFRSRFPASGPRERAFHSATVIGNYMVVYGGNVHIHYLEEKCYDEEIFFYHLGCHQWVSVGESLSQRGASVRGRYSHIAAVMEGRVLLVAGGYSGVARGDLLAYKVPLFVSSDPGDRDTVCAEAPDESLCLKNPECSWCEGRCREYQPTNPCGSTGCLGLARFLSDCQSCLVFSGVPNSLPRVSAEFGWCVQNESCLPVSERSACRVDQISGAYGWWGERTRFLTSLPSCRTENYVPGLHLLTFQHPRNQSQPDKVSILRSTSIILNPSTEMDVTLQFRGFIHPLWGAPPPAAPPQETVAMWARIQKLHFTAQMAAGPNSLQLTDVLGRWSAQEEKETPMLSRPDGSRLFQNLTRGNWYLIQAEGYLNNSASGQTSEMALTWNRTALPGGSEISFLFLEPFRSNSCSEYRSCLACLSDQSCGWCPTMNLCFLRSDINHQPCIDPQGEERHLLLNPQHCTLCEEYRDCAACTQDPYCEWQINSSKKGDYLCSRRGRLEGSIREPGGCPKVCNQRLTCGECLSNSSQCAWCESAQSCFYFAAYLTKFPYGECRDWYDSVHSVPQCKQCSALATCSECLQTFQCGWCGDFNNPTIGRCLRGDWGGMDDPSAVNCSMAVAEVKASSPEPQTLSPPRLMELEMEMELELELLEGMEGDGDAVWSYPSCPDVEECRLGLHTCHPSATCVNTPTSYECHCERGFTGDGVHHCNQTCYNECRQGRCSGSPLFECECSLGWTSDPATLVLSGVECDVDCGCNFHSTCITAPGICDQCQDWTTGPHCEHCKPGSFGSALAGGEGCIPCQCNGHGDALQGFCHNQTGQCYCTHHTQGPHCESCLPGYYGDPRNNGTCFRQCQGRSVLLSSSPSVPLSLSSSLGWHGAVGGHGGLSHCLWVLSVSQDLAPCMPGQSCPPVALTWHPDSHTQCTNSYVYVFDGLPRFLSNGVVHSDHNLIGAFCGTTRMEPITVEATSGVVSVYFEANVTSGRAQGFNASFWVKRCGNGSPGEGTAVSPECQAGAQCINGLCECPHGFGGPQCDRPVCPGNCGAEESRGTCNMTLGLCVCTEGWAGSDCSSISDSDSLVWETLLDTQLSANKAHRFLQRMGHSLVSGPQGTLWMYGGLSLSEGILGNVYRYSVADRRWTQMLTSSLEESSVPLPRYHHASALVYNHDPFSGSQAATRSLMFVVGGVTKKGVANDTWCLNLSSLVWKQYKSSVLPPVAGHTLTVRRGSSVLLIGGYSPENGFNHHLLEFSPQSGNWTIAAHTGTPPTGLYGHSAVYHEQTDAVYVFGGYRFHVEAVEPSGELYSLYYPNLTWSLLVPSQGNKPLSRFFHAAALVKDTMVIVGGRTGEEDYSNTVSLYQINCNTWIQPVSSVGEPVNRSVSLAMTGWGGRLFLSGGFNGVTLGRLLTLSLPTDPCILLPTPEACNSSTGSCVWCRGTCASSDTAERLGCTIGQSTCFPTPRSPDQCRRLKTCSECLARHPKTFSSPMQPVLQCKWCTNCPEGACISSLVSCTSEHDCRINQREIFLSSNCTETSCEASDCPKCTASGKCMWTRQFKRTGETRRILSVNPTYDWTCFSYALLNVSPMQVESSPPMPCPEPCHEIRTCSQCLSSRGSDGGWQRCVWSMALQQCMSPSFVPLRCEAGQCGRLLTDEDSCSPQCFQLTQCSQCISRPQCGWCASRGGNGAGRCLQGGLNGVSEALCPQWNSSWSFLHCPEEDECANGHHHCNITQDCHDLPEGYHCTCRQGYVLSSVSGQCEPVCAQGCVNGTCVSPGVCQCHFGFVGENCSSQCRCNKHSNCKSISQLDTCLECKNNTKGQHCEKCKPLFVGSAVGGGMCRPCREFCRGNSDVCLSKDEHRRAVENPNDTSLDRDHIEQWATEGPTEDNAVCVSCQNNSVGDKCESCLSGYFLLQGKCEKCQCNGHADTCNEHDGTGCPCQNNTETSSCLSSPQNDRKECYRQQCAKCKDSFNGNPVNGRQCYRQFNVDSECCFDPTSQVNCFHEPNIRNLLRGRTVFFSAQPKFTNVDIRVTIDVTFGEVEVYVSNSHDTFIVEVDRQTGVHTIKIEDEATSATASRGEKEVPLAPPSPMKVFANSSAALLGTLQATKSQGTDREVREERTEGLITYITVWKPQTVLIVRGVRDRVVITFPHEVHSLKSSRFYIALRGVGTDIHNGESQGLLFLRQDQAHIDLFVFFSVFFSCFFLFLSVCVLLWKVKQFLDFRREQRRHIQEMTKMASRPFAKLTVYLEPEEPQLVYLPSAGGGSTVTLAQVRTGKLGGMVMGQRGRPGALSYKHDPGTGTTIHHHHHHHLALSGSNNGQHLPLHYLNAHHYAPSSTANTTSHHHHHHPASHGSYQHFCRSDPFLSQLMGFSYSSFKVGPITLEPTDDGMAGVATVLIQLPGGILAPNRACLGSALVTLRQNLQEYCGHGGAGTHPGAGGGRKGLLGHQHLTTMAM encoded by the exons at GTTCAGTGTGCGTGTGAACTCAACTGATGCTTTCCATGTTGAGAAACGATTTTGGACTTCCTTCCGCTCACGTTTTCCTGCCAGTGGCCCGAGGGAGAGAGCATTCCACTCTGCCACCGTCATCGGCAACTACATGGTAGTGTACG GAGGGAATGTGCATATCCACTACTTGGAAGAGAAGTGCTACGATGAGGAGATCTTTTTTTATCATCTTGGTTGCCATCAGTGGGTGTCTGTTGGCGAAAGCCTCAGTCAGc GAGGTGCGTCAGTGAGAGGCCGATATTCCCATATTGCTGCTGTCATGGAGGGACGTGTGCTGCTAGTTGCTGGCGGATACAGCGGGGTTGCCCGTGGTGACCTCTTGGCATATAAAGTACCGCTATTTGTAAGCAGTGACCCAGGAGACAGG GATACAGTATGCGCCGAAGCTCCAGATGAAAGCTTGTGCCTTAAGAATCCAGAGTGCAGTTGGTGTGAGGGTCGCTGTCGGGAATACCAGCCCACCAACCCG TGTGGCAGCACCGGATGTCTGGGTCTGGCTCGTTTCTTGTCGGACTGCCAGTCATGTCTGGTGTTCAGTGGGGTGCCAAACTCTCTGCCACGAGTCTCTGCCGAATTTGGCTGGTGTGTGCAGAATGAGTCCTGCTTGCCTGTTTCAG AGCGCAGTGCATGCCGCGTGGACCAGATCTCTGGGGCGTACGGCTGGTGGGGGGAGCGCACGCGTTTCCTCACCTCCCTCCCCTCCTGTCGCACCGAGAACTATGTCCCGGGACTGCACCTGCTCACCTTCCAGCATCCACGCAATCAATCACAGCCTGACAAG GTGTCTATCCTGCGCAGTACCTCCATCATCCTCAATCCCTCTACAGAGATGGATGTGACCCTGCAGTTTCGGGGATTCATTCATCCGTTATGGGGCGCCCCTCCTCCTGCAGCACCACCTCAGGAAACTGTTGCCATGTGGGCTCGAATTCAGAAGCTCCACTTCACTGCTCAAATGGCTGCTGGACCCAACTCTCTTCAACTG ACGGATGTGCTAGGACGGTGGTCCGCTCAGGAGGAGAAGGAGACCCCTATGCTATCCCGGCCAGATGGTTCCCGTCTGTTCCAGAATCTTACACGAGGAAACTGGTACCTGATCCAGGCGGAGGGCTACCTGAATAACTCTGCGTCAGGACAGACTAGTGAGATGGCTCTTACCTGGAACCGCACAGCTTTACCTGGAGGCAGT GAGATCTCTTTCCTGTTCCTCGAACCCTTCCGTTCCAATTCCTGTTCAGAGTACCGGTCATGCTTGGCCTGTCTGTCTGATCAGTCTTGTGGCTGGTGTCCCACCATGAACCTGTGTTTTCTGCGCTCTGACATCAATCATCAGCCTTGCATTGACCCCCAAGGAGAAGAGCGCCACCTACTGCTCAACCCTCAGCATTGCACACTGTGTGAGGAGTATAGAGACTGTGCCGCCTGCACTCAG GACCCCTACTGTGAGTGGCAGATCAACTCCAGCAAGAAGGGAGATTATCTGTGCAGTCGCCGTGGGAGATTAGAGGGGTCTATCCGGGAACCAGGAGGGTGTCCTAAAGTTTGCAACCA GAGGTTGACGTGTGGAGAATGTTTGTCTAACTCCAGTCAGTGTGCATGGTGTGAATCTGCTCAGTCCTGTTTCTACTTTGCTGCGTACCTCACAAAGTTCCCCTATGGAGAGTGCAGGGACTGGTATGACAG TGTTCACTCTGTCCCTCAGTGTAAGCAGTGCTCTGCTCTCGCCACTTGTTCAGAGTGTCTGCAGACCTTTCAGTGCGGCTGGTGTGGAGACTTCAACAACCCCACCATCGGCAG GTGTTTGAGAGGTGACTGGGGTGGGATGGATGACCCCTCTGCTGTTAACTGCAGTATGGCTGTAGCTGAGGTGAAAGCCAGCAG CCCTGAGCCTCAAACTTTATCACCCCCTCGGCTGATGGAACTTGAGATGGAGATGGAATTGGAACTAGAGCTGCTAGAAGGAATGGAAGGAGATGGAGATGCTGTGTGGTCCTACCCATCCTGTCCAGATGTGGAGGAGTGTCGCTTGGGCTTGCATACTTGCCATCCCTCCGCTACCTGCGTCAACACTCCAACCTCCTATGAGTGTCACTGTGAGAGGGGCTTCACAGGAGATGGAGTGCACCACTGCAACCAGAC ATGTTATAACGAGTGCCGTCAGGGCCGGTGCAGTGGGAGTCCTCTGTTTGAGTGTGAGTGCTCTTTGGGTTGGACCTCGGACCCGGCCACTCTAGTGCTGAGTGGAGTGGAGTGTGATGTGGATTGTGGATGTAACTTCCACAGCACGTGTATTACGGCTCCAGGGATCTGTGACCAATGCCAAG ACTGGACAACAGGGCCGCACTGCGAGCACTGCAAGCCAGGTAGTTTTGGTTCTGCTTTGGCGGGGGGTGAAGGTTGCATTCCCTGTCAGTGTAACGGCCATGGTGATGCTCTACAAGGATTCTGCCATAACCAGACCGGCCAGTGCTACTGTACCCACCACACCCAAGGCCCACACTGTGAGTCTTGCCTGCCTGGATACTATGGAGACCCCAG GAACAATGGCACCTGTTTCAGGCAGTGTCAGGGTCGCTCTGTTCTGCTTTCCTCCTCCCCCTCTGTACCCCTGTCCCTCTCCTCCTCTCTGGGGTGGCATGGAGCAGTCGGTGGCCATGGAGGGCTCTCTCATTGCCTGTGGGTCCTTTCTGTGTCCCAGGATTTGGCACCATGCATGCCGGGGCAGTCATGCCCACCTGTGGCCCTGACCTGGCACCCAgattcacacacacagtgcaCA AACTCCTATGTTTATGTATTTGATGGGTTGCCACGATTCCTCAGCAACGGTGTTGTGCACTCTGACCACAACCTCATTGGAGCATTCTGTGGCACAACAAGAATGGAGCCAATTACAGTTGAGGCTACATCAG GGGTGGTATCTGTGTATTTTGAGGCAAACGTTACCTCAGGACGTGCTCAGGGTTTTAATGCCTCATTCTGGGTGAAGCGATGTGGAAATGGAAGTCCTGGAGAGGGTACAGCTGTCTCGCCTGAGTGCCAAGCAGGAGCTCAGTGCATAAACGGCCTGTGTGAGTGTCCCCATGGTTTTGGGGGTCCACAATGTGACCGTCCTGTCTGCCCAGGGAATTGTGGGGCGGAGGAAAGCAGAGGCACCTGCAACATG ACTCttggcctgtgtgtgtgtacagaaggCTGGGCTGGATCAGACTGTTCTTCTATCTCAGACTCGGACAGTCTGGTTTGGGAAACGTTGCTTGATACTCAGCTCTCTGCG AACAAGGCACACAGGTTCCTCCAGAGGATGGGCCACTCCTTGGTGTCCGGGCCACAGGGCACTCTTTGGATGTATGGAGGCCTCTCACTCTCAGAGGGCATTCTGGGAAATGTTTACAG GTATTCTGTGGCTGATCGTCGCTGGACTCAGATGTTGACCAGTTCACTGGAGGAAAGTTCAGTGCCCCTGCCCCGATATCATCACGCCTCTGCTCTGGTCTATAATCATGACCCATTTTCTGGCTCCCAGGCAGCCACTCGCAGTTTGATGTTTGTGGTTGGTGGGGTCACAAAGAAGGGTGTTGCCAATGACACATGGTGTCTGAACCTCAGCAGTCTGGTGTGGAAGCAGTATAAG AGCTCAGTGCTGCCCCCTGTGGCTGGACACACTCTAACTGTGCGAAGAGGCTCATCTGTGCTGCTGATTGGAGGTTACTCGCCAGAGAATGGCTTTAACCATCATTTGCTGGAGTTTAGCCCTCAGTCTGGGAACTGGACTATAGCTGCACACACTGGCACACCCCCTACAG GTCTTTATGGCCATTCAGCTGTGTATCATGAACAGACTGATGCTGTGTATGTGTTTGGTGGTTACCGTTTCCACGTTGAAGCTGTGGAACCTTCTGGAGAACTCTACAGTCTTTATTACCCCAATCTTACCTGGTCCTTACTGGTGCCCTCTCAGGGAAACAAG cCTCTCTCTCGCTTCTTCCATGCTGCGGCATTAGTGAAGGACACCATGGTAATTGTAGGAGGCAGGACGGGGGAAGAGGATTACAGTAACACAGTTTCTCTGTATCAGATCAACTGCAACACATGGATACAGCCAG TGTCCTCGGTGGGAGAACCTGTAAACCGTTCGGTTTCCTTGGCGATGACTGGGTGGGGCGGTCGCCTGTTCCTGTCTGGAGGTTTTAACGGAGTGACTCTGGGGCGGCTTTTGACTCTTTCCCTGCCCACTGACCCCTGCATCCTTTTGCCCACTCCTGAGGCTTGTAACAGCAGCACTGGCAGCTGTGTGTGGTGCCGAGGCACCTGTGCTTCATCGGACACTGCAGAAAG ATTGGGTTGTACTATTGGTCAGTCTACCTGTTTTCCTACTCCTCGTTCTCCCGATCAGTGTCGCAGACTTAAGACCTGCAGTGAGTGTCTGGCCCGCCACCCTAAAACGTTTTCCAGCCCTATGCAG CCTGTTCTGCAGTGTAAGTGGTGCACAAACTGTCCCGAGGGAGCATGCATCAGCAGCTTAGTAAGTTGCACATCAGAGCACGACTGCAGGATAAACCAGAGAGAGATCTTCCTGTCCAGTAACTGCACTGAGACCAGCTGTGAGGCTTCTGACTGCCCCAAATGCACAGCTTCTGGGAAATGCATGTGGACACGACAGTTTAAACGCACAG GTGAGACCAGACGTATCCTGAGCGTGAATCCAACGTATGACTGGACGTGTTTCAGCTATGCCTTGCTTAACGTGTCTCCCATGCAAGTGGAGTCCTCTCCACCAATGCCTTGTCCTGAACCCTGCCATGAAATCAGAACCTGCAGCCAATGTTTAAGCTCCCGTGGCTCTGATGGAGGCTGGCAGCGCTGTGTATGGAGCATGGCACTGCAGCAG TGTATGAGTCCCTCCTTTGTTCCTCTGCGCTGTGAGGCGGGTCAGTGTGGCCGTTTGCTCACGGATGAAGATTCCTGCTCTCCCCAGTGCTTCCAGCTCACTCAGTGCTCCCAGTGCATTTCCAGGCCGCAGTGCGGCTGGTGTGCTTCCCGTGGTGGTAATGGGGCAGGGCGCTGTCTACAGGGAGGACTGAATG GTGTGAGTGAGGCTCTGTGCCCACAGTGGAACAGTAGCTGGTCCTTCCTGCACTGCCCAGAGGAGGACGAGTGTGCCAATGGACATCACCACTGTAATATCACGCAAGACTGCCACGATCTGCCTGAAGGCTACCACTGCACCTGCAGACAGGGCTACGTGCTAAGCAG TGTGTCGGGTCAATGTGAGCCAGTGTGCGCTCAAGGCTGTGTTAACGGGACCTGTGTGTCTCCAGGAGTCTGTCAGTGTCACTTTGGGTTTGTCGGGGAGAACTGCTCCTCTCAGTGCCGCTGTAACAAACACAGTAACTGTAAAAGCATCTCTCAGCTGGACACCTGTCTAGAGTGCAAGAATAACACAAag ggtcAGCACTGTGAAAAGTGTAAGCCCTTGTTTGTGGGCTCAGCAGTGGGAGGTGGGATGTGTCGCCCCTGTCGTGAGTTCTGCAGAGGGAACAGTGATGTCTGTCTGTCCAAAGACGAGCATCGGAGGGCAGTGGAAAATCCAAATGACACTTCACTGGACCGTGACCAC ATTGAACAATGGGCAACAGAGGGCCCTACTGAGGACAATGCTGTATGTGTGAGCTGTCAGAACAACAGTGTAGGGGATAAGTGTGAGAGCTGCCTCAGTGGCTACTTCCTGCTGCAAGGAAAGTGTGAGAA ATGTCAGTGCAACGGCCATGCAGACACATGTAATGAACATGATGGCACTGGCTGTCCCTGCCAGAACAACACAGAAACTTCATCCTGTCTGAGCAGCCCACAGAATGACCGCAAAGAGTGTTACAGACAACAG TGCGCCAAGTGCAAAGATTCATTCAATGGCAATCCAGTGAATGGGCGGCAGTGCTACCGGCAGTTCAACGTGGACAGTGAATGCTGCTTTGATCCCACATCACAGGTCAACTGCTTCCATGAACCCAACATCCGCAATCTGCTTAGGGGCCGCACGGTGTTCTTTTCGGCCCAGCCCAAATTCACTAACGTGGATATCCGTGTCACCATCGACGTTACATTTGGAGAGGTCGAGGTCTACGTGTCCAACTCGCATGACACTTTCATTGTGGAGGTAGACCGCCAGACCGGTGTGCATACCATCAAGATCGAGGACGAGGCCACCTCTGCGACCGCTTCGCGGGGAGAAAAGGAGGTTCCTCTCGCCCCACCATCACCCATGAAGGTGTTTGCGAACTCCTCGGCGGCATTACTCGGCACCCTGCAGGCTACAAAGTCGCAAGGTACAGATCGTGAGGTGCGGGAAGAACGAACCGAAGGTCTCATAACCTACATCACTGTGTGGAAGCCACAGACGGTGTTAATCGTACGCGGCGTACGGGACCGTGTGGTCATCACCTTCCCGCACGAAGTGCACTCGCTCAAGTCCAGCCGTTTCTATATCGCGCTACGCGGCGTGGGCACGGACATCCATAACGGAGAGTCTCAAGGCCTCCTTTTTCTACGACAGGACCAAGCCCACATTGACCTCTTCGTCTTTTTCTCCGTGTTCTTCTCCTGtttcttcctcttcctgtccGTCTGCGTGCTGCTCTGGAAAGTCAAGCAGTTCTTAGACTTCCGCCGAGAGCAGCGACGCCACATTCAAGAGATGACCAAGATGGCTTCTCGCCCGTTCGCCAAACTCACCGTCTATCTGGAGCCCGAGGAGCCGCAGCTGGTTTACTTGCCCTCTGCCGGAGGGGGCAGCACTGTAACCCTGGCCCAGGTCCGGACAGGCAAGCTTGGTGGCATGGTGATGGGCCAGAGGGGACGACCTGGGGCTCTGTCCTACAAACACGACCCCGGCACAGGCACTACCATTCACCACCATCACCACCACCATCTCGCTCTGAGTGGAAGCAACAACGGACAGCACCTTCCCCTGCACTACCTGAATGCTCACCACTATGCGCCCAGCTCTACGGCCAACACGACCTCGcatcaccaccaccatcatCCGGCCTCACATGGTAGCTACCAGCATTTCTGCCGCTCTGACCCCTTCCTGTCTCAGCTCATGGGTTTTTCGTACTCGTCCTTCAAAGTCGGACCAATCACTCTGGAGCCCACAGACGACGGGATGGCAGGGGTGGCCACCGTGCTCATACAGCTGCCAGGAGGCATCCTCGCACCCAACCGGGCCTGCTTGGGTTCGGCGCTCGTCACTTTGCGGCAGAATTTGCAGGAGTACTGTGGGCATGGCGGAGCAGGAACGCATCCCGGTGCTGGGGGCGGCCGAAAAGGCTTGCTGGGCCACCAGCATCTAACCACCATGGCCATGTGA